One region of Candidatus Poribacteria bacterium genomic DNA includes:
- a CDS encoding MBL fold metallo-hydrolase, with product MHPLVDLEVPAGAVAVHWFEQSTFAVKDSHGTIVQIDPYYPHDRPADRFIHTDPPLDESQLPTDYVLLTHNHGDHTWPESIDRIHQTSPGVRCVGPEESIAQVLSDTAVDADHTTTIRAGESSSLGSLTVNAVYAKPPNGHPDADIAPPDVTHLGYVLKTDGVTLYFSGDPINTFADHDELVNAVAEHNPDIGFLTNHPTEGEFPFYDGCVKMAQRIGLKHAVPAHRSCFVTRDYDPNEWAAQFPAGGPEPLIIPRNSHIIYPS from the coding sequence ATGCATCCGCTCGTAGATCTTGAAGTGCCAGCAGGGGCTGTCGCCGTCCACTGGTTTGAACAGAGTACTTTCGCGGTGAAAGATTCGCACGGGACAATTGTGCAGATTGACCCATACTACCCACACGATCGTCCCGCTGACAGATTCATCCATACCGATCCGCCGTTAGACGAATCTCAACTCCCGACAGATTATGTGCTGTTGACACACAACCACGGCGACCACACTTGGCCCGAATCAATTGACCGTATCCATCAGACTTCACCGGGGGTGAGGTGCGTTGGACCGGAAGAGAGTATCGCGCAGGTGCTATCAGATACGGCTGTTGACGCAGACCATACGACGACAATCCGCGCAGGCGAGTCATCATCTCTCGGTTCACTCACAGTTAATGCTGTCTACGCGAAGCCGCCAAACGGTCATCCGGATGCAGATATTGCCCCGCCCGATGTCACCCATCTCGGCTACGTTCTCAAGACGGATGGAGTGACGCTCTACTTTTCCGGTGATCCTATCAACACCTTCGCTGATCACGATGAGTTGGTGAACGCTGTCGCTGAACATAACCCGGACATTGGGTTCTTGACGAATCATCCGACGGAAGGAGAATTTCCGTTCTACGATGGCTGTGTAAAGATGGCACAGCGGATTGGACTCAAGCATGCTGTTCCCGCACACCGCTCCTGCTTTGTCACGCGGGATTATGATCCGAATGAGTGGGCGGCACAATTTCCGGCTGGTGGACCTGAACCG
- a CDS encoding Gfo/Idh/MocA family oxidoreductase, whose translation MTMYRVGIMGCGRIASTMEDESDTHPISITGAFDTLPNTEVVAGCNRGAEKLHAFGERWGVDALYHDYREMLAQEDLDIVCVATHPPLHPEMVIASVEAGVKGIFCEKPMALSIGECDAMIDACEDAGVKMLINCSRRWSGDYQAAKDLIDSGELGPLLHVVAHCEGCKPSPDWVADTEGPLLHDAVHTFDTLRIFAGNVESVLGTARRRTRHEFRVEDTSYSLLQFQNGVDGVVISDELTEYERWDVELQCERGLVRLGFGAGMWKAEPIEFEKGSWWALEPRPLPDSTWEETATLRAAQDLIDCIENDTQPRCTGHDGRASIEVIMAIYESERRNNAWVDLPLGVSDSLVDILRREGKL comes from the coding sequence ATGACTATGTATCGTGTGGGAATCATGGGTTGTGGGCGTATTGCTAGCACAATGGAGGACGAGTCTGATACGCACCCTATTTCCATTACAGGGGCATTTGACACACTGCCCAACACCGAAGTTGTCGCAGGCTGTAACAGAGGCGCAGAAAAATTGCACGCCTTTGGCGAGCGATGGGGAGTGGATGCGCTTTATCACGACTATCGTGAGATGCTAGCGCAAGAGGACTTGGACATCGTCTGTGTTGCGACACACCCACCGCTACATCCGGAGATGGTGATCGCATCCGTTGAGGCAGGTGTGAAGGGGATCTTCTGTGAAAAGCCGATGGCGTTAAGTATAGGTGAGTGCGACGCGATGATCGATGCTTGCGAAGATGCCGGGGTGAAGATGTTGATTAACTGTTCTCGGCGATGGTCGGGAGATTACCAAGCCGCCAAGGATCTGATAGACTCCGGTGAGTTGGGACCACTACTCCATGTCGTTGCTCATTGCGAGGGGTGCAAACCATCTCCGGACTGGGTCGCTGATACTGAAGGACCGTTGTTGCACGATGCGGTGCATACCTTCGACACGCTTCGTATCTTTGCAGGCAATGTTGAATCGGTGTTGGGGACAGCGCGGAGGCGTACCCGTCATGAGTTCCGGGTGGAGGACACCAGCTACTCCCTGTTGCAGTTCCAGAACGGTGTGGACGGCGTTGTAATCAGCGATGAACTGACCGAATATGAGCGATGGGATGTGGAACTACAGTGCGAAAGAGGACTGGTGCGGTTAGGTTTTGGTGCGGGTATGTGGAAGGCAGAACCGATAGAATTTGAGAAGGGATCCTGGTGGGCACTTGAACCTCGTCCGCTCCCCGATTCGACTTGGGAGGAAACCGCAACCCTACGTGCCGCTCAGGATTTGATTGATTGCATTGAGAATGACACGCAGCCACGCTGTACTGGACACGATGGTCGTGCCTCCATTGAGGTTATCATGGCGATTTATGAATCGGAACGGCGTAACAACGCATGGGTTGATTTGCCGCTCGGCGTGAGTGATTCGTTGGTTGACATCCTGCGACGAGAGGGAAAACTGTAA
- a CDS encoding TIM barrel protein: MNITVGSAPDSWGVWFPSDPQQTPWHRFMDEIVEAGYEWTELGPYGYLPTDLPTLRRELSRRGLKVTGTFAMANVEEPSLWSELERQVMGAGERLAALDAKYLVLIDDTYTDLFTGEAIAPKRLDEEAWHRFIETTHKVADIARDRFGLQLVFHPHAETHVEYEDQIEAFLEQTDPDRVSICFDTGHHAYRGGDPINFMRRHHDRIPYLHLKSIDPEIQERVEAEGIPFAEAVKMDMFVEPSKGAVDFLVFRDLLQEIDYNGYAIVEQDMYPAPFDKPLPIAKRTREYLREIGIG; this comes from the coding sequence ATGAACATTACAGTTGGCAGCGCACCGGACTCGTGGGGAGTCTGGTTTCCAAGCGATCCGCAGCAGACACCGTGGCATCGATTCATGGATGAAATTGTCGAAGCCGGCTACGAATGGACGGAGTTGGGCCCGTACGGCTATCTTCCCACCGACTTACCTACCCTCCGTAGAGAACTCAGCAGACGCGGTTTGAAGGTGACGGGGACATTTGCAATGGCAAATGTTGAAGAGCCATCGTTATGGAGCGAACTGGAAAGGCAGGTGATGGGCGCAGGCGAGCGACTTGCAGCCCTCGATGCAAAGTATCTTGTGCTCATTGATGATACCTACACAGATCTCTTCACTGGTGAGGCAATTGCGCCTAAGCGGCTTGATGAAGAGGCGTGGCACCGATTCATTGAAACGACGCACAAGGTAGCGGACATAGCGCGAGACAGATTCGGTCTCCAGTTGGTTTTTCATCCCCATGCGGAAACGCATGTTGAGTACGAAGATCAGATAGAGGCATTCCTTGAGCAGACCGATCCGGACCGTGTATCCATCTGCTTCGATACGGGGCATCACGCGTATCGGGGTGGAGACCCCATCAATTTTATGCGCCGACACCATGATCGCATTCCGTACTTGCACTTGAAGAGCATTGATCCAGAGATACAGGAACGGGTAGAGGCGGAGGGGATTCCATTTGCTGAAGCGGTGAAAATGGATATGTTCGTTGAACCGTCAAAAGGTGCGGTGGATTTTCTTGTGTTTCGGGATTTGCTGCAGGAGATTGATTACAACGGCTACGCGATTGTCGAGCAGGACATGTATCCAGCACCTTTCGATAAACCGTTGCCGATTGCCAAACGCACTCGCGAGTATCTACGTGAGATTGGAATAGGATAA
- a CDS encoding SDR family oxidoreductase encodes MKVDLNERVAIVTGGAHGIGRAIVQALSDNGAHIVIVDIDGEAGEKAANEIIEDGGACMSLAGDVSDAEQMKAVAEQVMDQLGRINILINNAGINTRSDRVPIHQYSLEDWNRILDVDLTGVFVTSRAIIPEILKNPDGGRIVNTSSIAGLVPLRLQTAYIAAKAGVANLTKSMAIELGSEGILVNAVAPGSTLTRGTEALFYGPNGAYTENAASLLSHIPLGRPGKVEEIAHAVLFLVSPGASYVNGVVLPVDGGWTAGYVREW; translated from the coding sequence ATGAAAGTGGATCTAAATGAACGGGTCGCGATCGTGACCGGTGGTGCACACGGTATTGGACGGGCCATTGTGCAGGCGTTATCCGATAACGGTGCCCATATTGTCATCGTGGATATAGACGGTGAAGCCGGTGAAAAAGCCGCAAATGAGATCATAGAAGACGGTGGAGCGTGTATGTCGCTGGCAGGTGATGTATCCGATGCGGAACAGATGAAGGCTGTGGCAGAGCAGGTAATGGATCAGCTTGGACGGATTAACATACTGATCAATAATGCTGGCATTAATACCCGCAGCGACCGTGTGCCGATTCACCAATACTCGCTTGAAGATTGGAATCGGATTTTGGATGTTGACCTGACGGGCGTTTTTGTAACCAGCCGCGCGATTATTCCGGAGATTCTGAAGAACCCCGATGGTGGACGCATTGTGAACACCAGTTCTATTGCGGGTTTGGTGCCCTTGCGGTTACAGACCGCCTATATTGCTGCCAAAGCGGGTGTTGCCAACCTGACAAAATCAATGGCGATAGAACTCGGTTCAGAAGGAATTCTTGTCAATGCAGTGGCACCGGGATCTACGCTGACTCGCGGGACTGAGGCGTTGTTTTACGGTCCCAACGGTGCGTACACCGAAAACGCTGCCAGCTTGCTATCGCATATCCCATTAGGGCGACCGGGTAAGGTGGAAGAGATAGCGCACGCTGTGCTATTTTTGGTGTCTCCGGGAGCGAGTTATGTTAACGGGGTCGTCTTGCCAGTAGATGGCGGCTGGACTGCTGGCTATGTGCGCGAATGGTAG
- a CDS encoding S-adenosylmethionine decarboxylase proenzyme, protein MQALGRQILIEFYDCESEVLTDRDRIRQYMLEAAHHAGATVISDTFHHFKPDGISGVVVIAESHISIHTWPEHRYAAVDVFTCGDAVDPWGVPRYIQEKLQAENVSSMEIKRGLFPIPVQYKNET, encoded by the coding sequence ATGCAAGCATTAGGGCGACAAATTTTGATTGAATTTTACGATTGCGAAAGCGAGGTACTCACTGACAGAGATCGAATCCGTCAATATATGCTTGAAGCAGCCCATCACGCCGGAGCAACGGTGATATCGGATACATTCCATCATTTCAAACCGGACGGGATTAGCGGTGTGGTCGTCATTGCGGAATCTCATATATCCATTCATACTTGGCCCGAACATCGCTACGCTGCGGTCGATGTATTTACCTGCGGCGATGCCGTTGATCCTTGGGGCGTTCCGCGCTATATCCAAGAAAAGCTACAAGCTGAAAACGTCTCAAGCATGGAGATAAAGCGTGGGCTTTTCCCAATCCCGGTACAGTATAAGAATGAAACGTGA
- a CDS encoding NAD(P)-binding protein encodes MPRCSSPSPKPATFNIPGEIVGESSGIGHLVRQPIAEALIPPPNGKRYSAIIIGGGVSGVSAGWKLARSGVTDFVILDLGDQLGGTSISGNVGANGIAFPWGAHYINTPPMEADCILEVLEDLQVVVDYTSLGWPIMNPDYILREPAERLFIENRWVEHLDPFSTGTQEDQQAFEEFQTDMLRWTLYRGADQHRAFMLPLEYSSADPEVRALDKITMREYMRQKGWNSERLDWFVNYGCRDDYACPIDEVSAWVGIHYYACRYYADQLQDRFPVHTVTWPEGNAFLVNGMARRFSSANVRLNALVLSIRQQGEEILVTFMDTQTRQFTTLRSHTVIYAGQKHIASYIIPNLPDDQKAVFQECEYTPWLTGSIHLKRLPQTKQSVLAWDNVMYESEGLGYIAAEHQTRDAADGEGPSVLTYYLPFDREPDIKRRELLDKGHDFWVNAIMKDLWEMHPGIEKDITRIDLYKWGHAMIRPTPNFIWGPDRALRG; translated from the coding sequence TTGCCGAGATGCTCGTCACCCTCCCCGAAGCCGGCAACCTTCAATATTCCGGGTGAGATTGTCGGTGAGTCGAGTGGGATTGGACATCTTGTTCGGCAACCGATTGCGGAAGCACTTATCCCACCCCCAAACGGTAAGCGATACTCCGCAATCATTATCGGTGGAGGGGTATCGGGGGTGAGCGCTGGCTGGAAATTGGCGCGGTCTGGTGTTACCGATTTTGTCATCCTTGATCTGGGAGATCAATTGGGTGGAACCTCAATCTCAGGTAACGTCGGAGCAAATGGTATCGCCTTTCCTTGGGGAGCGCACTACATCAACACGCCGCCGATGGAAGCAGATTGTATTCTTGAGGTACTTGAGGATCTTCAGGTTGTCGTTGACTACACCTCGCTTGGTTGGCCCATCATGAACCCGGACTACATCCTACGTGAACCGGCGGAGCGTTTGTTTATTGAGAATCGTTGGGTGGAGCACCTCGACCCCTTTTCCACCGGGACTCAGGAAGATCAACAGGCATTTGAAGAATTTCAGACCGATATGCTTCGGTGGACGCTCTATAGGGGCGCGGATCAACACCGGGCGTTTATGCTGCCGTTAGAGTATAGCAGCGCAGATCCGGAGGTGCGTGCGTTAGATAAGATTACGATGCGGGAATATATGCGACAAAAGGGGTGGAACTCGGAGCGATTGGATTGGTTTGTCAACTACGGCTGCCGCGATGATTATGCCTGCCCGATTGATGAGGTGTCGGCGTGGGTAGGGATTCACTACTACGCCTGTCGATACTATGCGGACCAACTACAGGATCGCTTCCCCGTCCATACGGTCACATGGCCCGAAGGTAACGCCTTTTTAGTAAATGGCATGGCACGACGCTTTTCGTCAGCAAACGTCCGCTTGAATGCCCTTGTTCTATCTATCCGCCAGCAGGGGGAGGAGATACTTGTAACTTTCATGGATACCCAGACCCGCCAGTTCACAACGTTGCGCAGTCACACAGTGATCTATGCCGGACAGAAGCATATCGCCAGCTATATCATACCGAATCTCCCGGATGACCAGAAGGCTGTGTTTCAGGAGTGCGAATATACGCCGTGGCTGACAGGGAGTATCCACCTCAAACGCTTACCGCAGACAAAGCAGAGTGTGCTTGCTTGGGATAATGTCATGTATGAGAGTGAAGGGTTGGGCTACATCGCCGCCGAGCATCAGACGCGGGATGCAGCGGACGGTGAGGGTCCGTCGGTTCTGACCTACTATCTACCCTTTGACCGCGAACCGGATATCAAGCGGAGAGAGTTGTTGGACAAAGGTCACGATTTCTGGGTGAATGCAATCATGAAAGATCTGTGGGAGATGCACCCCGGCATCGAAAAGGATATCACCCGGATAGATCTCTACAAGTGGGGGCACGCGATGATAAGACCGACGCCGAATTTTATTTGGGGTCCGGATCGGGCGCTGCGTGG
- a CDS encoding polyamine aminopropyltransferase, with protein sequence MSHAAQDFGGGSWVEMNANDTDRRLKSRSVILLLSVSIIAICAIVYELGIGSLSSYLLGNSVYQFSITIGLFMTAMGIGSYLSKYITRQLITAFIQVEVAIGCIGGFSCPILFAAYSFKFIYVPIMWTLIILIGTLIGLELPLLTRIFREYTTLRIALANALTFDYLGGLIGALAFPLLLLPLLGIFETSLVMGLANLAVVIGNLILFRREIQYFKRTVVAAVLVTTGLVVALVISDPVSGYLEQRVYADRIILSKASKYQRIVVTRWKNDVRLYINGRLQFSAVDEYRYHEALIHPAASLIPSRAQVLVLGGGDGLAAREILKYDDVVEITVVDLDPMITELASTDSTLRRLNQDALDNPKVKVINQDAQQFLQATDQRYNLIIIDLPDPSDESLVSLYSETFYHLVKRHLAKDGLAVTQSSSPFFARNAFWCIHQTIESAGLYATAYHVNVPSFGEWGFNLFGGWQIDPQKITITAPTRFLSDESLAPLFVFDKDIDEVETQINTLLTPILLFYHREGWESWGL encoded by the coding sequence ATGAGCCATGCTGCTCAGGATTTTGGTGGGGGTTCTTGGGTTGAGATGAATGCAAATGACACCGATCGGCGTCTCAAGTCACGTAGCGTTATACTTCTTCTCTCGGTTTCGATTATTGCAATTTGTGCGATTGTTTACGAGCTTGGGATCGGGAGTTTATCTTCCTACCTCTTGGGTAACAGCGTCTACCAATTCTCGATTACGATCGGGCTATTTATGACGGCGATGGGGATCGGATCGTATCTGTCGAAATATATTACCCGTCAACTCATCACAGCGTTCATCCAAGTTGAGGTAGCAATTGGATGTATTGGTGGCTTTTCTTGTCCTATTCTTTTTGCGGCATACAGCTTCAAGTTCATCTACGTCCCAATCATGTGGACATTGATTATTCTTATCGGAACCCTGATTGGCTTGGAGTTACCGCTGCTGACCCGAATCTTCCGTGAATATACGACCCTGCGAATAGCCCTAGCGAATGCGCTCACCTTTGACTATCTGGGCGGATTAATCGGTGCTCTTGCGTTTCCATTGCTGCTGTTGCCCTTGTTGGGAATTTTTGAGACTTCACTGGTCATGGGGCTTGCCAACCTCGCTGTGGTGATTGGCAACCTGATTCTGTTTCGACGCGAAATTCAGTACTTCAAGCGGACGGTTGTGGCAGCAGTATTGGTAACAACAGGATTAGTTGTTGCTCTGGTGATCAGCGATCCGGTGAGCGGCTATCTTGAGCAGCGTGTTTACGCCGACCGGATTATCTTGTCGAAGGCTTCCAAGTATCAACGTATTGTCGTAACGCGCTGGAAGAACGATGTCCGTCTCTATATCAACGGACGGCTGCAATTCAGCGCGGTGGACGAGTATCGCTATCATGAAGCCCTGATTCATCCGGCGGCTTCTCTGATTCCTTCACGGGCACAGGTGCTTGTCCTCGGGGGCGGCGATGGACTTGCCGCACGCGAAATCTTGAAATACGACGATGTGGTCGAAATCACGGTGGTCGATCTTGATCCGATGATAACAGAACTCGCGTCTACAGACAGCACCCTCCGCCGACTCAACCAAGATGCACTCGACAATCCAAAGGTGAAAGTGATTAATCAGGATGCACAGCAGTTCCTCCAAGCAACCGACCAACGTTATAATTTAATTATTATCGACCTTCCCGATCCCAGCGATGAGTCGCTCGTGTCGCTCTACTCAGAGACATTCTATCACCTCGTCAAACGCCATCTCGCCAAAGATGGACTCGCTGTGACGCAGAGCAGCTCTCCCTTTTTTGCACGCAATGCGTTCTGGTGCATCCATCAAACCATCGAATCTGCGGGGTTATATGCAACTGCTTACCATGTGAACGTGCCAAGTTTCGGTGAATGGGGATTCAATCTTTTTGGTGGGTGGCAGATTGATCCGCAGAAGATAACGATAACGGCGCCAACCCGTTTTCTATCTGACGAATCGCTCGCACCACTGTTTGTCTTTGATAAGGATATCGATGAAGTTGAAACGCAAATCAATACTCTCTTGACGCCAATTCTGCTTTTCTATCACCGGGAGGGTTGGGAGTCGTGGGGACTATAG
- a CDS encoding SUMF1/EgtB/PvdO family nonheme iron enzyme codes for MEFSSIDQSGAPSNVLHDWETVLIPPSAFIMGTDIEPFYGTILAQSRHAKLDEAPIHVRFLEAYRIARYPVTNAEYEVFVNATGHTPPPHWEDGKTPAAEATLPVVHISWHDANAYAEWAQGRLPTEAEWEKAARGADGRIYPWGNDFERSGDQGAIFLADQPTPVGNRPAAVSPYGVHEVAGNVWEWTTDWYQPYERNSHRDSDYGNKHKVLRGGSWLEVRDETANRYFRCANRLHAPPNYTANNIGFRCVRGVVPARLNPDAAGEETPVYPTQISTELLNKYVRQERSKNLQRIRKRARERCFSDFGIAALAIGVGSYGMMIPKYAMGGFTLGMIGIGFLFSAGVNFWRQWKARKLLNLNKMERA; via the coding sequence ATGGAATTTTCGTCGATAGATCAAAGTGGTGCCCCTTCAAACGTCCTACACGATTGGGAGACTGTTCTTATCCCACCGAGTGCTTTCATTATGGGCACCGACATCGAACCGTTCTACGGCACAATTTTGGCGCAGTCTCGGCATGCGAAACTGGACGAAGCTCCGATACATGTTCGGTTTCTTGAGGCTTACCGCATCGCTCGCTATCCTGTCACAAACGCGGAATATGAAGTTTTTGTGAATGCAACGGGACACACACCGCCACCCCACTGGGAAGATGGGAAAACTCCTGCGGCCGAAGCGACCTTACCCGTTGTTCACATCAGTTGGCATGATGCAAATGCCTACGCGGAATGGGCACAAGGACGACTCCCAACCGAAGCAGAATGGGAAAAGGCAGCAAGGGGTGCAGATGGTCGTATTTACCCTTGGGGAAATGACTTTGAGCGTTCGGGAGATCAGGGAGCGATCTTTCTCGCAGATCAACCCACACCGGTAGGAAATCGTCCTGCTGCCGTAAGTCCTTACGGCGTGCACGAGGTTGCTGGAAATGTGTGGGAATGGACCACCGACTGGTATCAACCGTACGAGAGAAACTCCCATCGAGATAGCGACTACGGGAACAAACATAAGGTCTTGCGGGGCGGTTCATGGTTGGAGGTCCGCGACGAGACCGCAAACCGATATTTCCGATGCGCCAACCGTTTGCACGCCCCACCCAATTATACCGCAAACAATATCGGTTTTCGGTGTGTTCGAGGTGTCGTGCCCGCTCGTTTGAACCCCGATGCAGCCGGGGAGGAGACGCCGGTCTATCCGACACAAATCTCCACTGAACTGTTGAACAAATATGTTAGACAAGAGCGATCAAAGAATTTGCAGCGGATTCGCAAACGCGCACGAGAACGGTGTTTTAGTGATTTCGGTATTGCAGCCCTCGCGATTGGGGTAGGCTCTTACGGCATGATGATTCCAAAATACGCGATGGGTGGGTTTACGTTGGGGATGATTGGTATCGGTTTTTTATTTAGCGCAGGCGTGAACTTCTGGCGACAGTGGAAGGCGAGAAAACTCTTAAACTTGAACAAGATGGAAAGAGCGTGA
- a CDS encoding lipoate--protein ligase family protein yields the protein MTWRLINTEQNNAAMNMAIDEAMLLTQKASFQPTLRFYDWLQPSCSFGYFQRIAEEVDVAACDTHGIELVRRMTGGGTVVHGWDVTYTIIVPHGCGGLSKDISAAYCAISNCLINGLQRLGIDVAHQIEKPLAGNAPNICLTNPAQYDTLLNGKKIAGVSQRRNQSGVMYQGYIALDLPTSDVLVLASKQVGFDRVAAGQSTAINQCRSAPIYRNQLEDAVALGFGKTLSIQFVDAELLPQEIETAELLAQTKYGSAEWNFRR from the coding sequence TTGACTTGGAGGCTTATCAACACCGAACAGAATAACGCCGCCATGAATATGGCAATTGATGAAGCGATGCTTTTGACGCAGAAAGCTAGCTTTCAACCGACGCTGAGGTTTTATGACTGGCTGCAGCCATCATGCAGCTTCGGCTACTTCCAGCGGATTGCAGAGGAGGTAGATGTCGCAGCGTGTGATACTCATGGCATTGAACTTGTTCGGCGAATGACTGGCGGCGGCACAGTGGTACATGGTTGGGATGTAACCTATACTATTATCGTTCCTCACGGTTGTGGCGGTCTGTCGAAGGATATTTCGGCGGCATACTGCGCTATTAGCAACTGCCTGATTAACGGATTGCAGCGGTTAGGAATTGATGTCGCACACCAGATCGAAAAGCCACTAGCAGGGAACGCTCCTAATATTTGTCTCACCAATCCAGCCCAGTATGATACCCTTCTCAATGGTAAAAAGATTGCGGGCGTCTCCCAGCGTCGCAACCAATCAGGTGTGATGTATCAAGGCTATATCGCTCTCGACCTTCCCACCTCAGATGTTTTAGTTCTCGCTTCAAAACAGGTCGGCTTTGATCGGGTAGCAGCGGGACAGTCCACTGCAATCAATCAGTGCCGGTCTGCCCCGATTTATCGGAACCAGCTTGAAGATGCAGTCGCCCTTGGATTTGGGAAGACGCTCAGCATTCAATTCGTTGATGCCGAACTACTTCCTCAAGAGATAGAAACCGCTGAATTGCTTGCACAGACAAAGTACGGGTCTGCTGAATGGAATTTTCGTCGATAG
- a CDS encoding VOC family protein has product MAVLRHVALRVKDKEETRRFYEMIGFKFVGYRGPDSASSIDLTDGTLNMTILQYDGKERQPLEELTEFMHIGVIVEDLADIYKKLLDSGADLLRDDVKQRNLIDWEKPPTRSFKVSDPDGNVIDITCAKDEWRGVTV; this is encoded by the coding sequence ATGGCAGTTCTGAGACATGTCGCATTGCGAGTTAAAGACAAGGAAGAGACACGCCGATTTTATGAGATGATTGGATTCAAATTTGTTGGGTATCGCGGTCCAGACAGCGCTAGCAGCATAGATCTTACCGATGGAACACTTAACATGACAATCCTCCAGTACGACGGTAAAGAACGTCAACCGCTAGAGGAACTCACCGAGTTTATGCACATTGGAGTCATTGTGGAGGACTTGGCGGATATCTACAAAAAACTTCTAGACAGTGGTGCCGACCTATTGCGTGATGATGTGAAACAGCGGAATTTGATCGATTGGGAAAAACCACCGACCCGATCTTTCAAGGTCTCTGACCCGGATGGCAACGTGATTGACATTACGTGTGCAAAGGATGAGTGGCGTGGGGTTACCGTTTAA
- a CDS encoding SMP-30/gluconolactonase/LRE family protein: protein MSWDFELVAGPFDFTEGPAWDGDAVLFTDIPNNHIMRYNPSSGECTEFRTGTNEANGLMFDKAGHLYACEGGSDGRRMVRYNADGTTDVLADSFEGKRLNSPNDLAFDAKGRIWFTDPRYGEKFDDMELGHESVFRLDPQPDGGWKIDRVTYDTTKPNGLLISPDQKWLYVAQSHYGDNKRELRGYPINDDGTVGEYEVLHNFFPHRGIDGMCLDTEGNIVATAGWKQSGPGPMIYVFAPNGRVLETHPIPSDQPTNCTFGDADLQTLYVTAGGCLFRTPTERKGYLIYP, encoded by the coding sequence ATGAGTTGGGATTTTGAATTGGTTGCAGGACCATTTGATTTTACAGAGGGGCCTGCGTGGGATGGGGACGCGGTGCTATTTACCGATATTCCGAACAACCACATCATGCGCTATAATCCAAGCAGCGGCGAATGCACCGAGTTTCGCACAGGAACAAACGAAGCAAATGGTCTGATGTTCGACAAGGCGGGACACCTATACGCCTGCGAAGGTGGAAGTGACGGCAGGCGGATGGTGCGCTACAACGCAGATGGCACCACAGATGTGCTCGCGGATAGTTTTGAAGGAAAACGTCTCAACAGTCCGAATGACCTTGCTTTTGATGCAAAGGGACGGATATGGTTTACCGATCCGCGCTACGGTGAGAAGTTCGATGACATGGAACTTGGACATGAATCTGTGTTTCGGCTGGATCCGCAGCCGGATGGCGGGTGGAAAATCGACCGGGTTACCTACGACACGACGAAGCCGAATGGACTTCTGATTTCGCCGGATCAAAAGTGGCTCTACGTTGCTCAAAGCCACTATGGCGACAACAAGCGGGAGTTACGAGGGTATCCAATCAACGACGATGGAACCGTGGGGGAATATGAGGTGCTGCACAACTTCTTTCCGCATCGTGGGATTGATGGAATGTGTCTGGATACAGAGGGGAATATCGTTGCGACGGCGGGGTGGAAACAGAGCGGACCGGGTCCCATGATCTACGTGTTTGCACCGAACGGTCGTGTGCTGGAAACACATCCAATTCCGAGCGACCAACCGACAAATTGCACCTTTGGTGATGCAGATCTGCAGACGCTCTATGTCACTGCTGGAGGATGCCTCTTTCGCACCCCGACAGAGCGGAAAGGGTATCTAATTTATCCGTAG